The Verrucomicrobium spinosum DSM 4136 = JCM 18804 genome includes a region encoding these proteins:
- a CDS encoding DUF5069 domain-containing protein — translation MTAPAITVPKSPKEKTGGLTYFPRMLDKIRLKAAGTLGVGYQENYGKGVDGWCTDFLRVSHAELEKRVADGGTDEEILEWCQAQGRSLNRTDIVVWNQFVLKLGWNDIATKVLDRQKAEAGLSERVDILTLADFMDVDEGRGE, via the coding sequence ATGACTGCACCTGCCATCACCGTTCCCAAAAGCCCGAAAGAGAAAACCGGAGGATTGACATACTTCCCCCGCATGCTGGACAAGATCCGCCTGAAGGCGGCTGGAACGCTGGGGGTCGGTTATCAGGAAAACTACGGCAAGGGTGTGGACGGCTGGTGCACGGATTTTCTCCGCGTGTCCCATGCAGAGCTGGAGAAGCGGGTGGCAGATGGCGGGACGGATGAGGAGATACTGGAATGGTGTCAGGCGCAAGGCAGGTCCTTGAACCGCACGGATATTGTCGTCTGGAACCAGTTTGTCCTGAAATTGGGCTGGAACGACATCGCCACCAAGGTGCTGGATCGCCAGAAAGCCGAGGCTGGGTTGTCGGAAAGGGTGGATATTTTGACCCTGGCCGATTTCATGGATGTGGATGAGGGGCGTGGGGAGTGA
- a CDS encoding alpha/beta hydrolase has translation MSRRYEAIAVDPVYARVPSALPYCFAAIESTKGRATVYLPDRLTPATKLWVFLHGYGGNFLWYQHYLSERFPDRVILCPAYGISGGAMPAGYVREAQAQLGWKPGKDPDLMGLSAGGFGASVIFNSSPSDFSSLLVLAAYPPAAVETSILRKANAAFLAGDQESFVLDGRWRRWQEVQRRRPKGGAGFSLIAGGGRFFMLSHPDETTAWLREKLK, from the coding sequence GTGAGCAGGAGATATGAGGCGATTGCGGTGGATCCCGTCTATGCCCGGGTCCCCAGTGCGCTTCCCTACTGTTTCGCCGCGATCGAGTCAACGAAGGGGCGGGCGACGGTGTATTTGCCGGATCGCCTGACGCCCGCGACGAAGTTGTGGGTGTTTCTTCACGGCTATGGCGGCAATTTCCTTTGGTATCAGCACTATCTTTCAGAGCGTTTCCCGGACCGGGTCATCCTCTGTCCTGCCTATGGAATCAGCGGGGGAGCCATGCCAGCGGGCTATGTGCGGGAGGCCCAGGCGCAACTTGGGTGGAAACCCGGGAAAGATCCTGATCTGATGGGTTTGTCTGCCGGAGGCTTTGGGGCATCCGTCATCTTCAACAGCAGTCCTTCCGATTTCAGTTCGCTGTTGGTACTGGCGGCGTATCCACCCGCCGCAGTCGAGACTTCAATACTGCGCAAGGCCAATGCCGCATTTCTCGCGGGCGATCAGGAGTCCTTCGTTCTGGATGGACGTTGGCGACGTTGGCAGGAAGTCCAGAGGAGGAGACCCAAGGGAGGAGCGGGCTTCTCTCTAATCGCGGGAGGAGGACGTTTTTTCATGCTGAGCCATCCCGATGAAACCACCGCATGGCTGCGGGAGAAACTCAAGTGA
- a CDS encoding DUF2726 domain-containing protein, whose product MNWVTQGNIVLAVSALLTVLILARLIAVFGADKTGYCSAGVLLTSAELNFFRSLQQVIPPGCYVACKVRLADILLVSAGANRKSQCRAFNRIKSKHADFVICEVSTFRILGVIELDDRSHRRPDRKARDVFFDSALQSASVPLLRVPVKRDYEPRELKEMLSSKITSRRG is encoded by the coding sequence ATGAATTGGGTCACCCAAGGCAACATCGTTCTTGCTGTCTCCGCGCTCCTGACCGTCCTGATCCTGGCGCGGTTGATCGCCGTCTTTGGGGCGGACAAAACCGGGTATTGCTCAGCAGGCGTACTGCTCACGAGTGCCGAGCTCAACTTCTTTCGCTCGCTTCAGCAAGTCATCCCACCCGGATGCTACGTGGCCTGCAAGGTGCGCCTTGCCGACATCCTGCTGGTCAGCGCAGGGGCGAACCGCAAGTCCCAGTGCCGCGCCTTCAACCGCATCAAGTCCAAGCACGCCGACTTTGTGATCTGCGAAGTCTCCACCTTCCGCATCCTCGGCGTGATCGAACTCGATGATCGGAGCCACCGTCGTCCAGATCGCAAGGCGCGGGACGTTTTCTTTGATTCCGCGCTGCAGTCTGCCTCCGTGCCGCTGCTGCGGGTGCCCGTGAAGCGGGATTATGAGCCACGCGAACTGAAAGAAATGCTCTCCTCTAAAATTACCTCCCGCCGTGGGTGA
- a CDS encoding HAD hydrolase-like protein produces MKYRLVIFDFDGTLADTVPWMLGVADEIADRHHFPRLTEADLEALRGPQGASIPRLLKIPRWKLLLIARDGRRMMAAKLDEIRLFPGSEDLLRQLSAGGTRIAIVSSNSESNIRQILGEELSSLVEHYECGASFFGKSRKLRRVIKKCGLPAEAILSVGDEMRDLTATLDVGLPFGAVSWGLCHAHALETAGATVVFESLAQIGDLVLSAPASVSH; encoded by the coding sequence GTGAAGTATCGACTGGTCATTTTTGATTTCGACGGCACCCTGGCGGACACCGTGCCATGGATGCTGGGGGTAGCGGATGAAATCGCGGACCGACATCACTTTCCCCGCCTCACCGAGGCCGATCTGGAGGCCCTGCGGGGACCTCAAGGGGCCAGCATACCCCGCCTGCTAAAGATCCCACGCTGGAAACTCCTGCTCATCGCCCGGGACGGCCGCCGCATGATGGCTGCCAAGTTGGATGAAATCCGGCTGTTTCCAGGTAGTGAGGACCTCCTCCGCCAGCTTTCCGCAGGCGGAACCCGCATCGCCATCGTCAGTTCCAACTCAGAAAGCAACATCCGGCAGATCCTGGGAGAGGAACTCTCCAGCCTCGTGGAGCACTATGAATGCGGTGCCTCGTTTTTTGGTAAAAGCCGCAAACTGCGCCGCGTGATCAAGAAGTGCGGGTTGCCCGCAGAGGCCATCCTGAGCGTTGGCGACGAGATGAGGGATCTCACTGCAACACTGGATGTGGGGCTTCCTTTCGGAGCCGTATCCTGGGGCCTCTGCCATGCCCACGCGCTGGAAACGGCAGGAGCCACCGTGGTCTTTGAGAGTCTCGCCCAGATCGGTGACCTCGTACTCTCAGCCCCCGCCTCTGTCAGCCACTGA
- a CDS encoding DUF5722 domain-containing protein, whose translation MLRLLPPLLSLVLLAQGGPAQDSRPFPAADSKKGLQVQMVDDALALGIRHAGINVNLAALLADAGTAHRVGFRSEDREYFINEDYARSLDRQIKPLSDAGVLVYLILIQYPSRVPEKDAVLIHPKARADGKYIIPAFNTATETGLRHYRALIEFLAARYSGEKSVSGQVWGYIVGNEVNSQFTWYNLGHIPVAEAAMEYEKAVRTTHDAVRRHSLHARCYLSFDHHWNVSVPGISPTEAYKTKEFLDNFARTAREHGDFEWHVAHHPYPDDLGNPRTWEDKNAWPTEDSPHITFKNLEVATRHMNRPDLLWQGKPRRIILSEQGLHCLDTPDGETLQAAGFAYVWEKLRRQPGIDALIWHRHVDHTQEGGLKLGLWTTKPGTISEPGRKRPFYDLFQKADTPAWDEAAKFALPVVGLKSWDELKGP comes from the coding sequence ATGCTCAGGCTCCTCCCTCCGCTACTTTCCCTCGTCCTGCTCGCTCAGGGAGGACCGGCCCAGGATAGTCGCCCCTTCCCTGCTGCTGACTCCAAAAAAGGACTGCAGGTGCAGATGGTGGACGACGCGCTCGCCTTGGGCATCCGGCATGCCGGCATCAACGTGAATCTGGCCGCGCTTCTGGCCGACGCAGGCACCGCCCATCGCGTTGGTTTCCGCTCTGAGGATCGCGAGTACTTCATCAATGAGGACTACGCCCGCAGCCTCGATCGGCAGATCAAGCCCCTCTCCGACGCCGGTGTGCTGGTCTATTTGATCCTCATCCAGTACCCCAGCCGCGTTCCAGAGAAGGACGCCGTCTTGATCCATCCCAAGGCCAGAGCCGATGGAAAATACATCATCCCCGCCTTCAACACCGCGACGGAGACGGGCCTGCGCCACTACCGGGCTTTGATAGAATTCCTCGCCGCACGGTACAGCGGTGAGAAGTCCGTCTCAGGTCAGGTCTGGGGCTACATCGTGGGCAATGAGGTGAACTCCCAGTTCACCTGGTACAACCTTGGCCACATACCGGTGGCGGAGGCTGCGATGGAGTACGAGAAGGCCGTACGCACCACTCATGATGCCGTGCGGCGACACTCCCTGCATGCCCGTTGCTACCTGTCGTTTGATCATCACTGGAATGTCTCTGTTCCTGGCATCAGCCCGACAGAGGCCTACAAGACGAAGGAGTTTCTGGACAACTTCGCCCGCACCGCCCGCGAGCATGGCGACTTCGAATGGCATGTGGCGCACCACCCCTACCCTGATGATCTGGGTAACCCGCGCACTTGGGAGGACAAAAACGCGTGGCCCACCGAAGACTCACCCCACATCACCTTCAAGAACCTGGAGGTGGCCACCCGGCACATGAACCGCCCGGACCTCCTCTGGCAGGGCAAACCGCGCCGGATCATCCTCAGTGAACAGGGCCTGCACTGCCTGGATACCCCGGATGGCGAAACCCTCCAGGCGGCAGGATTTGCCTATGTCTGGGAAAAGCTGCGCCGCCAGCCGGGTATCGACGCCCTCATCTGGCATCGTCATGTGGATCACACCCAGGAGGGCGGGCTCAAGCTGGGACTCTGGACCACCAAGCCTGGCACCATCTCCGAGCCCGGGCGAAAGCGCCCGTTCTACGATCTCTTCCAAAAAGCAGACACGCCCGCCTGGGATGAAGCGGCAAAGTTTGCCCTTCCCGTGGTCGGCTTGAAGTCCTGGGACGAGCTCAAGGGGCCCTGA
- a CDS encoding cyclase family protein: MLVDLSHPICQGQQSFPGDPALLIEAHFTTASGPRCNLSRITMSSHHGTHLDAMFHFVEDGRTLDQMPLDWFYGPARVIRVPKRAGEEITSADFRKHEAVLYPGARILFETGWHREYGTLRYYEEAPSMTQEAAVYLASRRLRLIGMDTPTPGKDYYEIHHTLLGHGVEMVIVEGLANLDALPDDREFQFIGFPLNFAGRDGSPIRAVAEV, translated from the coding sequence ATGCTTGTCGATCTCTCTCATCCCATCTGCCAGGGTCAGCAGTCGTTTCCGGGAGACCCCGCCTTGTTGATTGAGGCGCACTTTACCACGGCTTCCGGTCCCCGATGCAATCTGTCCCGCATCACGATGAGCTCTCATCATGGCACCCATCTGGACGCCATGTTTCACTTTGTGGAGGATGGGCGCACGCTCGATCAAATGCCACTGGATTGGTTTTACGGTCCAGCACGGGTCATCCGGGTGCCAAAACGGGCAGGGGAGGAAATTACCTCGGCCGACTTCCGCAAGCACGAAGCGGTGCTCTATCCCGGAGCCAGGATCCTGTTTGAGACGGGCTGGCACCGCGAATACGGCACCCTGCGGTACTATGAAGAGGCTCCCTCCATGACACAGGAGGCGGCTGTCTATCTGGCATCACGCAGGCTCCGCCTCATCGGTATGGACACCCCCACACCGGGAAAGGACTACTACGAGATCCACCACACGCTGCTCGGGCATGGGGTGGAGATGGTGATCGTGGAAGGGTTGGCCAACCTGGACGCGCTGCCGGACGACCGGGAGTTCCAGTTCATCGGTTTTCCCTTGAACTTCGCGGGTCGGGACGGTTCTCCGATCCGGGCGGTGGCGGAGGTTTGA
- a CDS encoding tetratricopeptide repeat protein produces the protein MSMGRNLVILGIWATGMGAWAWWKYVRIDDNLSLPGVETHAANRKPPAPGVDVTWKWTSESTWLVDQVARDIAEISLFASNPKASAEDLASLEVKVESVSNSDTSYLVSASANRAKKDKCSTTLPLGHHLWAPENFVPWAQAVQKGWKITHQKGKPSNPPAASGLELAKKLLEPTSTVLMGESNRLSKELNQAPLDAGLHDQSALLAGALALREAAGAFSDARPALCRMTAHLALAKCLAPQSTPERELAEAILLTLACRQVDALERIEKFPPELAAWQTALKLRNTSDWRLVEKPGQVTLLERREHARALITCRDASALIKTFEETPPADLPDWSRIATEQNFSVGEGHVLANGWLEREIADLAESWKAWSGKDLKTDNLVVILNDPPTRCLGRNQNGKPALEVLGWGLVAAGHQRHLCHAMDRTQAFLRDMWGVPDAAAGFEKQVLQHFAGMRLLPFALKRIATSEKLYRTAVEDASALCRKQPDLVTCCNWATLRQKGRFSAQATSLPRAQAWFTRELALGTAYDFRSRYIDLGTLYNASIGFWDKLAAIAPYHYDVTRSYLYKKHGNSPTLEQFHQVYAKLEEYHLPVMEHISTNLKGDPKAYMAYMTRICQLNPDEFIDLGQYLVEKGFKEDAAFAYQAAFETATDRVAWANHADWLVNYYFDNGRTDDAVKIATAAAEVYSYRGLETMARLMERMEKWEDAAKHFAAIGERYNDNAPLIAFLERNQERDPKLAEAYKQALAPIFPDGIKDATLADFKDAPVDGVEFTSTSQLLVRSGLKLGHIVVALDGHRVQTLEQYLVLRNMKSEAPLDLIVWDGSAYRQVIAQVPKRKFGCDMESYIK, from the coding sequence ATGAGCATGGGGCGCAACTTGGTGATTCTAGGGATCTGGGCCACGGGCATGGGAGCTTGGGCATGGTGGAAATATGTTCGGATCGATGACAACCTGTCCCTCCCGGGAGTGGAGACCCATGCCGCAAATCGCAAGCCGCCTGCTCCGGGAGTGGATGTGACGTGGAAGTGGACCTCCGAGTCCACCTGGCTGGTGGATCAAGTCGCACGCGACATCGCCGAGATCAGCCTCTTTGCCAGCAACCCCAAAGCATCTGCGGAAGACCTCGCTTCCTTGGAAGTGAAGGTCGAGTCCGTCTCGAACAGCGACACTAGCTACCTGGTATCTGCCTCGGCTAATCGCGCCAAGAAGGATAAATGCAGCACCACTCTGCCCCTGGGTCACCATCTCTGGGCTCCAGAGAACTTCGTCCCCTGGGCCCAAGCCGTGCAGAAGGGATGGAAGATCACCCACCAGAAGGGCAAACCAAGCAACCCACCAGCGGCAAGCGGCCTGGAACTCGCCAAGAAGCTCCTGGAACCCACCAGCACCGTTTTGATGGGGGAGTCCAACCGGCTGTCCAAGGAACTGAACCAAGCCCCCCTGGATGCAGGCCTGCATGATCAATCCGCGCTCCTGGCGGGAGCATTGGCATTGCGGGAGGCCGCGGGCGCGTTCTCCGATGCCCGCCCAGCTCTCTGCCGCATGACCGCCCATCTGGCCCTGGCAAAATGCCTTGCGCCGCAGTCAACCCCCGAGCGGGAACTGGCCGAAGCCATCCTCCTCACCCTGGCATGCCGACAGGTGGATGCATTAGAGCGCATCGAGAAATTCCCCCCGGAACTCGCCGCTTGGCAAACAGCCCTCAAGCTCCGCAATACCAGCGACTGGCGCCTGGTGGAAAAGCCCGGCCAGGTCACCCTGCTGGAACGTCGGGAGCATGCCCGGGCGCTGATCACCTGCCGGGACGCAAGCGCGCTCATCAAGACATTCGAGGAAACTCCCCCCGCAGATCTGCCGGACTGGAGCCGCATCGCCACCGAGCAGAACTTCAGCGTCGGTGAAGGTCATGTCCTCGCCAATGGCTGGCTGGAGCGGGAGATAGCCGATCTGGCGGAGTCCTGGAAGGCCTGGTCCGGCAAGGATCTGAAGACGGACAACCTGGTCGTGATCCTCAACGACCCACCCACCCGCTGCCTGGGCAGGAATCAGAACGGGAAACCCGCCCTGGAAGTGCTCGGATGGGGACTCGTCGCCGCCGGGCACCAGCGTCATCTCTGCCATGCCATGGACCGCACCCAGGCCTTTCTGCGAGACATGTGGGGCGTGCCGGATGCGGCAGCGGGCTTTGAAAAACAGGTGCTACAGCACTTTGCCGGCATGCGGCTGCTGCCCTTCGCCCTCAAGCGCATCGCCACCTCTGAAAAGCTCTACCGCACGGCGGTTGAGGATGCCAGTGCCCTCTGCCGGAAGCAGCCAGACCTCGTCACCTGCTGCAACTGGGCCACGCTGCGGCAGAAGGGGAGGTTCTCTGCGCAAGCCACCTCCCTGCCCCGGGCCCAGGCGTGGTTTACCCGGGAGTTGGCTCTCGGAACCGCATACGATTTTCGCTCCCGCTACATCGATCTCGGCACGCTTTACAATGCCAGCATTGGGTTCTGGGACAAACTGGCCGCCATCGCCCCCTACCACTATGATGTGACCCGGTCCTATCTGTACAAAAAGCATGGCAACTCCCCCACCCTGGAGCAGTTTCACCAGGTGTACGCCAAGTTGGAAGAGTACCACCTGCCTGTGATGGAGCACATCAGCACGAACCTCAAGGGGGACCCCAAGGCCTACATGGCCTACATGACCCGGATCTGCCAGCTCAACCCGGATGAGTTCATCGACCTGGGCCAGTATCTGGTGGAAAAAGGGTTCAAGGAAGATGCCGCATTTGCCTATCAGGCGGCGTTTGAAACGGCAACCGACCGCGTAGCATGGGCCAATCATGCTGACTGGCTGGTGAACTACTACTTTGACAACGGGCGCACCGACGATGCCGTGAAAATAGCGACAGCCGCCGCGGAGGTTTACTCCTACCGCGGTCTGGAGACCATGGCCAGGCTCATGGAGCGCATGGAAAAGTGGGAGGATGCCGCCAAGCACTTCGCAGCCATCGGCGAACGGTACAATGACAATGCTCCCCTCATCGCGTTCCTGGAGCGCAATCAGGAACGGGATCCCAAGCTCGCGGAAGCCTACAAACAGGCCCTCGCCCCCATCTTTCCAGATGGAATAAAAGACGCAACCTTGGCAGACTTCAAGGATGCCCCGGTCGATGGGGTAGAGTTCACCTCTACCAGCCAGTTGCTGGTCCGCAGCGGGTTAAAACTGGGGCACATTGTCGTGGCACTGGACGGGCACCGTGTGCAAACGCTGGAGCAATACCTTGTCCTCCGGAACATGAAGTCCGAAGCCCCTCTCGACCTGATTGTGTGGGACGGCTCAGCCTACCGCCAAGTGATCGCCCAGGTGCCCAAACGGAAGTTCGGCTGCGACATGGAATCCTACATCAAGTGA
- a CDS encoding KpsF/GutQ family sugar-phosphate isomerase has translation MNFPEKARRVIELEIEELNRLRDRVGESFTEAVNVLLGCLTATRKIVVCGVGKSGNIGRKLVATLNSTGATSVNLNAQDALHGDLGVLDDGDAVVLLSYSGETQELVDLLPHLRRHRVTLIAITGGLSSTLARNADVVLDVHVQREACPLNLAPTSSTTAMLVLCDALAMVLLEARGFREDDFAKYHPSGSLGRALLTKVGDVMRTGTSLALATEESTIQEALQAMTRARCGAAVIVNPAGMLAGVFTHGDFVRAFQADPNIAGRPVAHFMTRNPVSIAESKLAAEVLAVLEHHRVDDLVVLNETGQPVGLVDTQDLTRMKLV, from the coding sequence ATGAATTTTCCTGAGAAAGCACGTCGCGTCATCGAGCTGGAAATTGAAGAACTGAACCGTCTGCGGGACCGCGTGGGGGAGAGTTTCACCGAGGCGGTGAATGTCCTGCTGGGCTGCCTGACGGCCACCCGCAAGATCGTGGTGTGCGGTGTGGGCAAGAGTGGAAACATTGGCCGGAAGCTCGTGGCGACGCTGAACAGCACGGGGGCCACGAGCGTGAACCTGAATGCCCAGGATGCCCTGCATGGGGACTTGGGCGTGCTGGATGATGGTGATGCGGTGGTCCTGCTCAGCTACAGTGGGGAGACACAGGAACTGGTGGATCTGCTGCCGCATCTGCGGCGTCATCGGGTGACGCTGATCGCGATCACCGGCGGGCTCAGCAGCACCTTGGCACGCAATGCCGATGTGGTGCTGGACGTGCACGTGCAGCGGGAGGCGTGCCCGCTGAATCTGGCACCCACCTCCAGCACGACGGCGATGCTGGTGCTGTGCGATGCCCTGGCCATGGTGCTGCTGGAGGCGCGTGGCTTCCGCGAGGATGACTTTGCGAAGTATCACCCTAGTGGATCGCTGGGCCGCGCCCTGCTCACGAAAGTGGGCGATGTGATGCGTACCGGCACCTCCCTGGCGCTGGCTACAGAGGAATCGACGATCCAGGAGGCTCTGCAAGCCATGACACGAGCTCGCTGCGGTGCCGCAGTGATTGTGAACCCGGCAGGGATGCTTGCGGGGGTGTTCACACATGGAGACTTTGTGCGAGCCTTCCAGGCGGATCCAAATATCGCGGGGCGGCCGGTGGCGCATTTCATGACGCGAAATCCGGTCAGCATTGCGGAGTCCAAGCTGGCTGCGGAGGTCCTGGCCGTGCTGGAGCACCACCGGGTGGATGATCTGGTGGTGCTGAATGAAACGGGACAACCCGTGGGTCTGGTGGACACCCAGGACCTCACCCGCATGAAGCTGGTGTGA
- a CDS encoding glycosyltransferase, producing MPKKPVIASYVSDFLKSDMLHVYRQVTGLQNLEPWVFTHKRENEARFPFPKKRLVVLPKPKLRWWRRWVHKNLKKAPWHLYTWEVRHALLELERAEAKLLHIYFGHTAIHFLPLIKACPHPVVVSFHGADAGVDVHKPSHLSPLREVFAAADLIQARSQSLADDLIKLGCPAEKVRVQRTSIPLEEWTFTPREIPADGVWRLFQSCRLIAKKGLDLTLDAFATVHREFPNATLTIAGDGPLKEELEAHAARLGVAESVRFAGFLDQADLRKEVAASHFFLHPSRTTSDGNREGVPNAMLEAMASGATVIATKHGGIPEAVESGESGWLVGENDGAGLSAGLLALIKDPQRSQAMALQARARVEAMFDRSTNIKVLEDCYRGLMEGAS from the coding sequence ATGCCGAAAAAGCCTGTGATTGCCAGTTACGTCTCTGACTTCCTCAAGTCTGACATGCTGCATGTGTATCGGCAGGTCACAGGATTACAAAATCTGGAGCCTTGGGTGTTCACCCACAAACGGGAAAACGAAGCCCGGTTCCCCTTCCCCAAGAAGCGTCTAGTGGTGCTGCCCAAGCCGAAACTACGCTGGTGGAGGCGCTGGGTGCACAAGAACCTCAAAAAAGCCCCCTGGCACCTCTACACCTGGGAGGTACGCCACGCCCTGCTGGAGCTTGAGCGGGCAGAGGCGAAGTTGCTCCACATCTATTTTGGCCACACCGCCATCCATTTCCTGCCCCTCATCAAGGCCTGCCCCCACCCCGTGGTGGTCTCCTTTCACGGAGCCGATGCTGGCGTGGACGTGCACAAACCATCTCACCTTTCCCCCCTGCGGGAGGTGTTCGCCGCCGCCGATCTCATCCAGGCACGGTCGCAAAGCTTGGCGGATGACCTAATCAAGCTGGGATGCCCGGCGGAGAAGGTTCGCGTGCAACGGACCAGCATCCCCCTTGAGGAATGGACCTTCACTCCACGCGAAATTCCCGCAGACGGTGTCTGGCGTCTTTTCCAGAGCTGTCGTCTCATTGCCAAAAAGGGCCTGGACCTGACACTGGATGCCTTCGCGACCGTGCATCGGGAGTTTCCCAATGCAACGCTGACGATCGCGGGAGACGGTCCGCTCAAGGAGGAGCTGGAAGCTCACGCGGCCCGCCTGGGAGTGGCGGAGTCCGTGAGATTTGCCGGGTTTTTAGATCAAGCGGATTTGAGGAAAGAAGTCGCCGCCTCGCACTTCTTCCTGCACCCCAGTCGGACGACGAGCGATGGGAATCGCGAAGGCGTACCCAACGCCATGCTGGAGGCGATGGCCAGCGGGGCGACCGTCATTGCCACAAAGCACGGCGGCATCCCTGAGGCGGTCGAGTCCGGCGAAAGCGGCTGGCTCGTGGGGGAGAACGACGGCGCGGGTCTCTCGGCTGGATTGCTCGCGTTGATCAAAGATCCCCAAAGAAGCCAGGCCATGGCGCTGCAAGCAAGAGCTCGCGTCGAGGCGATGTTTGACCGATCGACGAACATCAAGGTGCTGGAGGACTGCTATCGGGGGTTGATGGAAGGGGCGAGTTAG